One Olsenella sp. oral taxon 807 DNA segment encodes these proteins:
- a CDS encoding histidine kinase N-terminal 7TM domain-containing protein: MRSGVSRKSVLWAAGLGLLLLVLELALPSTTRVWPYPHESAYGTTGPMILMVPLLGLWTLSIWQRCPDAQVRCYLMRCAAMLALLQLVALVKYTAQSDAAVALGWYLYYPTIVYVPLLVLFCALKTTGLERRSWVRRLKVCLLVAGAILCLLVLTNDLHQLTFLFDPLDPLWDVRYSYGPVYGAVYAWLVLVLGAFYTLTAVYARGMRRRLVALVFVMTLLVFAYSISYNFRFDPALNSNFALTFTVSCVVNIEGCLQLGLFPAHKKLTRLFESMPFDVRLLTHSGETAFASKAAASVPDSVRERLTHFEMHPGARVTLEAPGEKDRLYRGFGVSGGYVLVSEDISELNERRQRLAVQLLQLRRRNRVLRHAHAVRESLYRQQCEEELLDEVDASLRETVQAIRRILASLPPTSDEPARIERRRKLLLVKLLVSYCKRKGALVLLGTDDTSFDAQHLRLVINESMADARSSELDCAAWVGLDRPLPIQTVNTIYDCMYDVLTAAFVRKDATLMVFVTEKEADLVELRCALETTKSEQSCPYALGDELRRRLEIRDVQFGLEEDEGVLHLNVLIAAPAAEPAAALTGT; the protein is encoded by the coding sequence ATGCGTTCAGGAGTGTCCCGCAAGAGCGTCCTTTGGGCAGCAGGCCTCGGCCTGCTGCTCCTTGTGCTCGAGCTTGCGCTTCCCTCGACGACGCGGGTGTGGCCCTACCCGCACGAGAGTGCCTATGGTACCACCGGTCCCATGATACTGATGGTGCCACTGTTGGGGCTCTGGACGCTCTCGATATGGCAACGCTGCCCAGATGCACAGGTCAGGTGCTACCTCATGCGCTGTGCCGCCATGCTTGCCCTCCTTCAGCTGGTCGCACTCGTCAAGTACACCGCACAGAGCGACGCTGCGGTTGCCCTCGGCTGGTACCTCTACTACCCGACCATCGTTTATGTGCCGCTACTCGTGCTCTTCTGTGCGCTCAAGACGACGGGACTCGAGCGGCGCAGCTGGGTACGGAGGCTCAAGGTCTGTCTGCTTGTGGCGGGAGCAATCCTCTGTCTGCTCGTACTTACCAACGATTTGCATCAGCTCACCTTCCTGTTCGATCCCCTCGACCCACTCTGGGACGTTCGCTATAGCTATGGTCCGGTCTATGGTGCCGTCTATGCGTGGCTCGTGCTCGTGCTTGGAGCATTCTATACGCTGACTGCCGTCTATGCCCGGGGCATGCGCAGACGGCTTGTAGCACTCGTCTTCGTGATGACCCTGCTGGTCTTTGCCTACTCCATCTCGTACAACTTCCGTTTTGACCCTGCCCTCAACAGCAACTTTGCTCTCACGTTCACGGTAAGCTGCGTCGTGAACATCGAGGGTTGTTTGCAGCTGGGACTCTTTCCCGCCCACAAGAAGCTCACGCGACTTTTCGAGTCCATGCCCTTCGACGTCAGGCTCCTGACACACTCTGGCGAGACGGCCTTTGCATCCAAGGCGGCGGCTTCGGTGCCCGACAGCGTACGGGAGCGACTTACGCACTTCGAAATGCATCCCGGTGCACGGGTGACCTTGGAAGCTCCTGGCGAGAAAGACAGGCTCTATAGAGGCTTTGGCGTGAGCGGCGGGTACGTGCTCGTGAGCGAGGACATCAGCGAACTCAACGAACGGCGGCAAAGGCTCGCCGTGCAGCTGCTCCAACTGCGGCGGCGCAACCGCGTGCTGAGGCATGCGCATGCCGTTCGCGAAAGCCTATATCGCCAGCAATGCGAGGAAGAGCTTCTGGATGAGGTCGATGCCTCACTGAGAGAAACGGTCCAGGCCATCAGGAGGATACTCGCGTCGTTGCCCCCCACATCCGATGAACCCGCCCGTATCGAGCGGCGTCGCAAGCTGCTTCTTGTCAAGTTGTTGGTCTCATACTGCAAGCGCAAGGGTGCGCTCGTGCTTTTGGGAACGGATGACACGAGTTTTGATGCGCAGCACCTGAGACTTGTGATAAATGAGAGCATGGCAGATGCCCGCTCGTCGGAGCTTGACTGCGCTGCCTGGGTGGGCTTGGATCGTCCGCTACCCATCCAAACCGTGAACACCATCTATGACTGTATGTACGACGTTCTGACGGCGGCGTTCGTGCGTAAGGACGCGACACTCATGGTCTTTGTCACCGAGAAGGAAGCGGACCTCGTGGAGTTGCGCTGCGCCCTCGAGACGACAAAGAGCGAGCAGAGCTGCCCCTATGCCTTGGGAGACGAGTTGCGTCGCCGCCTGGAGATACGTGACGTCCAATTTGGCCTTGAGGAAGATGAAGGCGTCCTGCACCTCAACGTCCTCATAGCAGCGCCTGCGGCCGAGCCCGCAGCTGCCCTGACGGGAACATGA
- a CDS encoding sensor histidine kinase, translating into MASGLVFPKHVVLEFMIVLLTLLATLQLTFALMRAAFLATSASERRGRLLGVLYAVFLCLDFVVMAAVCVSGAYGGPLLVLEFFSLRAPLMVLMWAVAPSMAVACMQVALLRRPLLLCDVVVLLAVLPPVAQELGPLWPFALILMVAYFVGRGVGDAGELLRLRKLGLTRFSPGEALSVVTEGMLCTRDDGRVLFMNDAMRSCLGELGLPLDLGDFRDLWERIVSLAAGGARSADGAKRGVRIRISADETRYFTCEPLSTRHKGRCIIAYDISERDQLDRRLERTGKGLERAGTELAESLQRVQEVARIQASLHMRSRVHDVIGQRVSILHRCLEDDRLPDETVATLEPLLVGILDDLRVHEADDPQASLAAVIAAFELVGVRFCVTGSLPADDEVAGLFVRVIREASTNALHHGQAHTIWLSMDQTARSAHLSVENDGTVPAAVRERGGIAGIRRRVANAGGSLSINREPRFSIHVEVPLAR; encoded by the coding sequence ATGGCTTCGGGTCTCGTGTTTCCCAAGCACGTGGTGCTGGAGTTTATGATCGTGCTCCTTACGCTACTTGCCACGCTTCAGCTAACCTTTGCCCTCATGAGAGCCGCCTTTCTTGCCACGTCGGCGTCAGAGCGTCGTGGTCGCCTTCTTGGTGTGCTCTATGCCGTCTTTCTGTGCCTAGACTTTGTGGTGATGGCTGCGGTCTGCGTAAGCGGTGCCTATGGGGGCCCACTCCTTGTCCTTGAGTTCTTTAGTCTTCGGGCGCCGCTCATGGTACTGATGTGGGCGGTCGCGCCCTCCATGGCGGTGGCCTGTATGCAGGTGGCCCTCCTGCGGCGTCCTCTACTCCTGTGTGACGTGGTCGTGTTACTTGCGGTCCTGCCTCCTGTCGCCCAGGAGCTTGGCCCTCTCTGGCCCTTCGCCCTCATCCTTATGGTGGCCTACTTCGTTGGCAGGGGGGTAGGCGATGCAGGCGAGCTGCTGAGGCTGAGGAAGCTGGGTCTTACGCGCTTCTCGCCGGGAGAGGCGTTGAGCGTCGTAACCGAAGGCATGCTTTGTACCAGAGACGATGGTCGCGTCCTTTTCATGAACGATGCCATGCGCTCCTGTCTGGGGGAGCTTGGCCTCCCGCTCGACCTGGGAGACTTTCGAGACCTTTGGGAGAGGATCGTGAGCCTTGCTGCGGGAGGCGCACGCTCGGCAGACGGGGCCAAGCGTGGGGTAAGGATACGCATTAGCGCAGACGAGACGCGCTACTTCACCTGTGAGCCCCTCTCAACGAGACACAAGGGCAGGTGCATCATCGCCTATGACATAAGCGAGCGCGACCAGCTTGATCGCCGCCTTGAGCGAACGGGCAAGGGGCTCGAGCGTGCCGGGACGGAGCTTGCCGAGTCACTTCAACGCGTGCAGGAGGTGGCGCGCATACAGGCGAGCCTGCACATGCGCTCACGCGTGCATGACGTCATCGGCCAGCGTGTCTCCATCCTGCACCGCTGTCTTGAGGACGACCGGTTGCCCGACGAGACGGTGGCGACACTTGAGCCGCTGCTGGTGGGTATCCTAGACGACCTGCGCGTCCATGAGGCGGATGATCCCCAGGCCTCGCTCGCTGCCGTCATCGCCGCCTTCGAGCTGGTGGGTGTAAGGTTCTGCGTCACGGGATCGCTTCCGGCCGACGATGAAGTGGCGGGGCTCTTCGTACGCGTGATTCGGGAGGCCTCGACCAATGCCCTGCACCATGGGCAGGCGCACACCATCTGGCTTTCGATGGACCAGACGGCGCGCTCGGCACATCTCTCTGTGGAAAACGATGGTACGGTACCTGCCGCCGTGCGTGAGCGAGGGGGCATAGCCGGAATACGGCGACGTGTGGCGAACGCAGGAGGTTCCCTCTCCATCAACAGGGAGCCACGCTTCTCGATACATGTAGAGGTACCTCTCGCACGGTAG
- a CDS encoding PASTA domain-containing protein, whose amino-acid sequence MAAEERDDVVESSEASEGQVNPVPGVEHEVEGTHAPKHAGGPAPESESVATPAHAAPLDFAAAPEVEDIAAPAHAAHAAHVAPESVAEAEPIEAPESAKHRPAHAAVPETESDTNAESNTNAESDTDVEFEDAAVPAPAHAAPEFDATPTPAHAAPGPAVEVTLTHTPAHAAPKDTIEADRVEAAEEPTAEMASGTASDTVPSLDLDATADSAAGSDAPHGNAVLLPIPTEELRNQGGDMSTDVFGRFVGGVVQQPLSGAVDAGDVDERGNGRHGRRVMRSKVVPGEGKSRSKARTLIVFLFMAAAMIAVGAFVAYGAELWGGKVVPDVVNKSQSLATTTLTEKGFSVSVVEERVDDGVGKVISVDPAIGSRLAVGSQVTLHVGVARTIPDVTGMPLDDAKAALEDVGAQNFTLTYQASSEVAGTVIAVEPAAGSNFSSNDTITLTIAQSHTIPYVLGKKEKSALSVIEAAGLKANVTYVKSDKDLGVVVSCSPEPGSKVKAGSTVDLEISASSPADYHHLVDYFSYNPKIISNFLSQQKFILEGNYIDPNNALEALYNSERKGTITFSPQPFSRSYDAGKGSTDSELLSEGTKFSGIRLDIPTSELPSGASSLSDSAVQAIMNLCGFTGKKQVVDQHSAKLPQSAHTAQPAQSTQSAPTTQQPTQTSHPTQSGSASFICAYGEMDDYYWTVLIANEGGTTRATATAAPKSLYSSLDLSQYDGSLCSFVAFSDIYAK is encoded by the coding sequence ATGGCAGCAGAGGAGCGCGACGACGTGGTCGAGTCGTCTGAGGCATCCGAGGGGCAGGTGAATCCTGTGCCAGGAGTCGAGCACGAGGTAGAGGGCACACATGCACCCAAACATGCGGGCGGACCCGCTCCGGAGTCCGAGTCTGTTGCTACTCCCGCACATGCGGCTCCGCTTGATTTCGCGGCTGCGCCTGAGGTCGAGGATATTGCCGCGCCCGCGCACGCAGCCCATGCTGCTCATGTCGCGCCCGAGTCCGTGGCGGAGGCAGAACCCATAGAAGCGCCCGAGTCAGCCAAGCATCGCCCCGCCCATGCTGCGGTACCTGAAACTGAGTCCGATACTAACGCTGAGTCCAACACTAACGCTGAGTCAGACACCGATGTCGAGTTCGAGGACGCCGCCGTTCCCGCGCCCGCTCATGCCGCGCCCGAGTTTGACGCCACCCCCACGCCCGCTCACGCGGCTCCCGGGCCTGCCGTTGAGGTCACCTTAACGCATACGCCCGCTCACGCCGCGCCTAAGGACACTATTGAAGCGGACCGTGTCGAGGCGGCCGAGGAGCCCACAGCCGAGATGGCCTCCGGGACCGCGTCCGATACCGTGCCCTCGCTCGACTTGGATGCCACGGCAGATTCGGCGGCAGGGTCGGATGCGCCGCATGGCAACGCGGTTTTGCTCCCCATACCGACGGAGGAGCTTCGCAACCAAGGTGGGGACATGTCGACGGACGTGTTCGGAAGATTTGTGGGCGGTGTCGTCCAGCAGCCTCTGAGCGGCGCGGTTGACGCCGGCGACGTTGATGAGAGGGGAAACGGCAGGCATGGACGCAGGGTCATGCGCTCCAAGGTTGTGCCAGGAGAGGGTAAGAGTCGCAGTAAGGCACGTACGCTCATAGTCTTTCTGTTCATGGCGGCAGCCATGATCGCCGTTGGCGCATTCGTGGCCTATGGCGCGGAGCTCTGGGGTGGCAAGGTCGTTCCCGATGTTGTCAACAAGTCACAGAGCCTGGCCACCACGACGCTCACGGAGAAGGGCTTTTCGGTGAGCGTCGTTGAGGAGCGTGTCGATGATGGCGTGGGCAAGGTCATAAGCGTCGATCCCGCCATCGGGAGCCGCCTTGCGGTGGGTAGCCAGGTGACGCTGCATGTGGGTGTGGCTCGCACGATTCCTGACGTGACGGGCATGCCCCTCGATGACGCAAAGGCCGCCCTAGAGGATGTGGGAGCCCAGAACTTCACCCTCACCTATCAGGCCTCAAGCGAGGTTGCGGGCACGGTCATAGCCGTGGAGCCTGCTGCCGGCAGCAACTTTAGCTCGAACGACACCATCACGCTCACCATCGCTCAGTCTCACACCATTCCCTATGTACTTGGTAAGAAGGAGAAGAGCGCGCTTTCGGTCATCGAGGCAGCGGGGCTTAAGGCAAATGTCACGTATGTCAAGTCTGATAAGGACCTCGGTGTCGTCGTCAGCTGCAGCCCCGAGCCGGGTAGCAAAGTGAAGGCGGGCTCAACGGTTGACCTCGAGATATCGGCGTCGTCGCCTGCCGACTACCACCATTTGGTGGATTACTTCTCCTACAATCCCAAGATCATCTCTAACTTCTTGTCTCAGCAGAAGTTCATACTCGAGGGCAACTATATCGACCCGAACAACGCCCTTGAGGCCCTCTACAACTCCGAGCGCAAGGGTACGATCACCTTCAGTCCGCAGCCCTTCTCGCGCTCCTATGATGCGGGCAAGGGTTCTACCGATTCGGAGCTCCTCTCCGAGGGCACCAAATTCAGCGGCATACGTCTTGACATCCCCACGTCCGAACTGCCGTCGGGTGCCAGCTCACTTTCGGACTCTGCGGTGCAGGCCATCATGAACCTCTGTGGATTTACCGGCAAGAAGCAGGTCGTAGACCAGCACTCAGCGAAGCTCCCGCAGTCTGCCCACACCGCCCAACCTGCCCAGTCAACCCAGAGCGCCCCGACCACTCAGCAGCCTACCCAGACCTCGCACCCCACCCAGTCCGGCAGCGCCTCGTTCATCTGCGCCTACGGCGAAATGGATGATTACTACTGGACCGTTCTCATCGCCAACGAGGGTGGCACGACTCGAGCCACTGCGACGGCTGCCCCAAAGTCGCTCTATAGCAGCCTCGACCTCTCCCAGTATGATGGCAGCCTCTGCAGCTTTGTTGCCTTTTCCGACATCTATGCGAAGTGA
- the clpB gene encoding ATP-dependent chaperone ClpB, whose product MRFDKWAVTAQEALQASLSIAADAEAGEVKPIHLLKALLSSGERNLRAIIERVGADPAQVEAQVDDIIARAPHVTGDMTQMNFSNEFIRVGDAAEKLASKMGDSYVTSEHLLCALADEKGDAGSALKGAGVTGKRIQEAFNDLRGDERVTSQDAKTQFDALEQYGRNVTDLARQGKLDPVIGRVEEIRRTVQVLSRRTKNNPVLIGEPGVGKTAIVEGLAERIVAGDVPSTIKDKDIIELDMSALVAGAKYRGEFEDRLKSVLKEVKKSDGRVILFIDELHTIVGAGATEGSMDAGNILKPALARGELHAIGATTLDEYRKYIEKDQALARRFQTVYVSEPTVEDTVSILRGLKERYEQHHRVRITDAALVSAADLSNRYISDRFLPDKAIDLVDEAASRLRMELDSMPAEIDAVDRQLTQMQIEEQALMKEDDEASKERLATLQGEIAITREKLDGMKASWQNEKASVDRVQDLKGQIEDAKSEVDRAIRDGDLARASELRYSTIPTLQRQYDEAERDLSQRQDEGGILKEEVTPEEIAEVVSTWTGVPVSKMMQGEIEKLQNLEAQLHQRVIGQNEAVRAVAAAVRRSRAGLSDPNRPIGSFFFLGPTGVGKTELAKALAECLFDDEKALVRIDMSEYMEKFSVQRLIGAPPGYVGYDEGGQLTEAVRRRPYSVILLDEMEKAHPDVFNVLLQVLDDGRLTDGQGRVVSFKNTIIIMTSNVGSQFIAGANATSDPEKVQKLVNDALRQTFKPEFLNRIDDVVVFQSLGLADIEQIVDIQLKDVRKRLARERITLELSGAAIQSLSLDGLDPVYGARPLKRLIQRQVVDNVAGLIIDGKLHEGDTVRIDVGEGDHLVAVRDDEKSDNRSVAGSVSDPDGTPVEPDSFE is encoded by the coding sequence ATGAGATTTGATAAGTGGGCGGTGACGGCGCAAGAGGCGCTGCAGGCGTCACTGAGTATCGCGGCGGACGCCGAGGCTGGCGAGGTGAAGCCCATACACCTGCTCAAGGCCCTGCTCTCGTCGGGGGAGCGTAACCTTCGCGCCATCATCGAGCGCGTGGGGGCAGACCCCGCGCAGGTAGAGGCACAGGTAGACGACATTATAGCCCGCGCTCCGCACGTGACGGGCGACATGACGCAGATGAACTTCTCGAATGAGTTCATCCGCGTGGGCGATGCTGCCGAGAAGCTCGCGAGCAAGATGGGGGACTCCTACGTCACGAGCGAGCATTTGCTCTGCGCACTCGCCGACGAGAAGGGGGACGCCGGCTCTGCCCTCAAGGGTGCGGGCGTCACAGGCAAGCGAATCCAGGAGGCATTCAACGACCTGCGCGGAGACGAGCGCGTGACCTCGCAGGACGCGAAGACCCAGTTCGACGCGCTGGAACAATACGGCCGCAACGTGACCGACCTCGCCCGCCAAGGCAAGCTCGATCCCGTCATCGGCCGTGTCGAAGAGATTCGCCGTACCGTCCAGGTGCTCTCACGTCGCACCAAGAACAACCCCGTGCTCATCGGCGAGCCGGGCGTGGGCAAGACCGCCATCGTCGAGGGGCTCGCCGAGCGCATCGTAGCTGGTGACGTTCCCTCGACGATCAAGGACAAGGACATCATCGAGCTCGACATGAGTGCCCTCGTAGCAGGCGCCAAGTACCGCGGCGAGTTCGAGGATCGTCTGAAGTCCGTGCTCAAGGAGGTCAAGAAGTCCGACGGCCGGGTCATCCTGTTCATCGACGAGCTGCACACCATCGTCGGGGCCGGTGCCACCGAGGGCTCCATGGACGCGGGCAACATCCTGAAGCCCGCCCTGGCCCGCGGCGAGCTGCATGCCATCGGTGCGACCACGCTCGACGAGTACCGCAAGTACATAGAGAAGGACCAGGCGCTTGCCCGCCGCTTCCAGACGGTGTACGTGAGCGAGCCCACCGTGGAGGACACGGTATCCATCCTGCGTGGTCTCAAGGAGCGCTACGAGCAGCACCACCGCGTGCGCATCACCGATGCCGCGCTGGTCAGCGCCGCAGACCTCTCCAATCGCTACATCAGCGACCGCTTCCTGCCCGACAAGGCCATCGACCTCGTGGACGAGGCGGCCTCGCGCCTGCGCATGGAGCTTGACTCCATGCCGGCCGAGATAGATGCCGTGGACCGTCAGCTCACCCAGATGCAGATAGAGGAACAGGCCCTCATGAAGGAGGACGACGAGGCCTCAAAGGAGCGTCTGGCCACCCTGCAAGGCGAGATCGCGATCACGCGGGAGAAGCTCGACGGCATGAAGGCCAGCTGGCAAAACGAGAAGGCCTCCGTCGATCGTGTGCAGGACCTCAAGGGCCAGATCGAGGACGCGAAGTCCGAGGTGGACCGCGCCATCCGCGACGGTGACCTTGCCCGTGCCTCGGAGCTGCGCTACTCCACGATCCCGACCTTACAGAGGCAGTACGATGAGGCAGAGAGGGACCTCTCACAGCGCCAGGACGAGGGCGGTATCCTCAAGGAGGAGGTCACACCCGAGGAGATCGCCGAGGTCGTGTCCACCTGGACGGGCGTGCCCGTGTCAAAGATGATGCAAGGCGAGATCGAGAAGCTCCAGAACCTAGAGGCGCAGCTGCATCAGCGTGTCATCGGCCAGAACGAGGCCGTGCGCGCCGTGGCGGCAGCCGTTCGCCGCAGCCGCGCGGGTCTCTCTGATCCCAACCGACCCATCGGCAGCTTCTTCTTCTTGGGTCCCACCGGCGTGGGCAAGACGGAGCTTGCGAAGGCGCTGGCAGAGTGCCTGTTCGATGACGAGAAGGCCCTCGTGCGCATCGACATGTCCGAGTACATGGAGAAGTTCAGCGTGCAGCGCCTGATAGGCGCGCCCCCCGGATACGTGGGCTACGACGAGGGCGGCCAGCTCACCGAGGCCGTGCGCCGCAGGCCCTACAGCGTCATCCTGCTCGACGAGATGGAGAAGGCCCATCCCGACGTCTTCAACGTCTTGCTGCAGGTGCTTGATGACGGACGTCTCACCGACGGCCAGGGTCGCGTCGTGAGCTTCAAGAACACGATCATCATCATGACCAGCAACGTGGGCTCGCAGTTCATCGCCGGCGCCAATGCCACGAGCGACCCAGAGAAGGTCCAGAAGCTCGTGAACGATGCGTTGCGCCAGACCTTCAAGCCCGAGTTCCTGAACCGGATCGATGACGTGGTGGTCTTCCAGTCGCTGGGTCTTGCGGACATCGAGCAGATCGTTGACATCCAGCTCAAGGACGTTCGCAAGCGGCTGGCGCGCGAGCGCATCACGCTTGAGCTCTCCGGTGCTGCCATCCAGTCTCTGTCCCTCGACGGCCTTGATCCGGTTTACGGCGCCCGCCCCCTCAAGCGCCTGATCCAGCGCCAGGTCGTGGACAACGTGGCCGGCCTGATCATCGATGGCAAGCTACACGAGGGCGATACCGTGCGCATCGACGTGGGCGAGGGCGATCACTTGGTCGCGGTGCGCGATGACGAGAAGAGCGACAATCGCTCGGTCGCCGGCAGCGTCTCTGACCCCGACGGCACGCCCGTCGAGCCGGATAGCTTCGAGTAG
- a CDS encoding BspA family leucine-rich repeat surface protein has product MSVQARVGGPEMCEMPCGSASSKRSDAAALEEPAVATWTAWDSCRCGLDADGTFWIAPAPGQREGTAKGEKRGTSVFTQFTRGIWHTQNKVHAVRVLGTVHLIGRAETLFWNSDSCVSMDLAGLDVSKVEDMSSMFEGCSSLERLDLSGWDTSRVEDMSSMFKDCNSLSTLNLTGWTVPKLRNLHETFCNCSSLLALDVSCWDTSKVTDLSHTFFGCSSLSSLDLSGWDTSRAEDLAYMLFGCSSLRELRLGPAFSFRPCVSFSGYRTRQSSPPNPPMTPPYSGNWAREDGSCELDARKLALRYGPALSGTWVWAHGTPSASPCANATRSLAWSQDEDSKGREPGSLRLRVYGLVRRLQRSEVSRFLSFELDPRDEADRGDAITLYLNGREGDFRVYASSSLGWVSLKGERIWFVMDEHRDGLSYQDLQDDIVYGGALGEGAYGEMLDLLFETVCVLASATDVFHDEVADEQRLRAPDLNPFDDCSYDVYVRNEHAGPYTKILANISFYVNCDPDETECELAAADQTPCNT; this is encoded by the coding sequence ATGTCCGTCCAAGCAAGAGTGGGAGGTCCTGAGATGTGCGAGATGCCCTGCGGGAGCGCGTCTTCCAAGAGATCGGACGCGGCAGCCCTCGAAGAGCCAGCCGTCGCCACGTGGACCGCATGGGACAGCTGCCGCTGTGGGCTCGACGCGGATGGTACCTTCTGGATCGCTCCCGCCCCTGGACAGAGGGAGGGAACAGCAAAGGGAGAGAAGCGTGGGACAAGCGTCTTTACTCAGTTTACGCGTGGCATTTGGCACACGCAGAACAAGGTCCATGCCGTCCGAGTGCTCGGGACAGTGCACTTGATTGGCAGGGCAGAAACTCTGTTCTGGAACTCTGACAGCTGTGTGAGCATGGATCTTGCAGGCCTCGACGTGTCTAAGGTGGAGGACATGTCTAGCATGTTCGAGGGCTGCTCCTCGCTCGAGCGGCTCGACCTCTCGGGCTGGGACACGTCACGGGTTGAGGACATGTCCAGCATGTTCAAGGATTGCAACTCGCTCTCCACCCTTAACCTCACGGGCTGGACCGTGCCCAAGCTAAGAAACCTGCACGAGACGTTCTGTAACTGCTCCTCGCTCTTGGCCTTGGATGTCTCTTGTTGGGACACGTCCAAGGTGACCGATCTGTCCCATACGTTTTTTGGCTGCTCGTCCCTCTCCTCGCTCGATCTTTCAGGTTGGGACACGTCGAGGGCGGAGGATCTGGCCTACATGCTCTTTGGCTGCTCGAGTCTGCGGGAGCTGCGGCTTGGTCCTGCGTTCTCCTTTCGACCCTGCGTGTCCTTCTCTGGTTATCGCACGCGGCAGTCGAGCCCTCCCAATCCGCCCATGACGCCCCCGTACAGCGGCAACTGGGCGAGGGAGGACGGCTCCTGCGAGTTGGATGCACGTAAGCTCGCACTTCGCTATGGCCCCGCCCTTTCGGGCACTTGGGTGTGGGCGCACGGCACCCCCTCTGCCTCGCCTTGCGCGAACGCTACGAGATCTTTGGCTTGGTCACAGGACGAGGACTCAAAGGGGCGGGAGCCAGGCTCGCTGCGCTTGAGGGTCTATGGCCTCGTGCGAAGACTTCAGCGAAGCGAGGTCTCCCGGTTCTTGTCCTTTGAGCTCGACCCGAGGGATGAGGCTGACAGGGGCGACGCCATCACCCTCTACCTCAACGGGCGGGAGGGTGACTTTCGGGTGTACGCCTCTTCCTCGCTTGGCTGGGTCAGCCTCAAGGGGGAGCGCATCTGGTTCGTCATGGATGAGCACCGTGACGGTCTGTCCTACCAGGACCTGCAAGATGACATCGTCTACGGCGGGGCGTTGGGCGAGGGTGCATACGGGGAGATGCTCGACCTCCTCTTTGAGACGGTGTGCGTCCTTGCCAGCGCGACGGACGTCTTTCACGACGAGGTGGCCGATGAACAGAGGCTGCGTGCACCCGACCTCAACCCCTTTGACGACTGCAGCTACGACGTCTACGTGAGAAATGAGCACGCCGGTCCCTACACGAAGATCCTTGCCAACATCAGCTTTTACGTGAACTGTGACCCCGATGAGACTGAGTGCGAGCTCGCTGCTGCAGACCAGACGCCCTGTAATACCTAG